The genomic region CTAGTGTCACTACGAGTGgtcgcacgcgcacacatacacggaatCGATGTACACCGGCGGTGACGACAGCGGCGacttcctttttatttccGCTCCGGGTCGACACGTACCTGTGTACCAGCACGTCTTGTGGAAAATCGCAAAAGCGCTGTTGTTCCGTGTATCATTCGTGTGCAGAACTGCTTAAAATGGCTGGGGTAAGTAGAGTGACCGCGCAGAAAGTGCAGTACGGTCTCGGTTAGGGCGTAATagcgccgaaaaaaaagagccgGAACTCGCGGCCTGATCGGTCGACGTCTGGCGTGTGtcagcaatggcagcagccGGCCATTGcgtttgccgttgctgctgcgctaaCGTTGCGGCTGCGACTCCCAAATTAGGTTATAGCCGGTTTGGTCTGATCCGGCCGTAGGACATAGACACAGCGTAATTGCGGCCCCGATTGTGCGGCACATAGCTGGCCCATAGCCTGGCCCGATGATCGATTGTGATCTCATTCGGGGGGATTCTTCTCTTTTCGCCCACAGACGCTCTACACATACCCCGAGAACTTCCGCGCGTTCAAGGCGCTGATCGCCGCCCAGTACTCCGGGAAGGCGGTCGAGGTCGCGCCGGGTTACGTGCACGGCGAGACGAACCGCAGCGAGACGTTCCTGAAGAAGTTTCCGCTCGGCAAGGTGCCGGCGTTCGAGACCAAGGATGGTCGCTGCTTCGCCGAGAGCAACGCGATCGCATGGTACCTCAGCAACGAGCAACTGCGCGGCGGTGCGAACGAGGTCCAGCAGACAGAGGTGCTGGCATACCTTCATTTCGCCGACAGCGAGCTGCTGCCGGCCGTGCAGTCCTGGGTCTACCCCGTGCTCGGCATCATGCCATTCAACAAGAACAACGTTGAGCACGCAAAGGAGGACCTGCGCCGTACGCTGACCGTGCTGAACGAGCGGCTCACGCGCCAAACGTTCCTTGTTGGCGAGCGAGTGACGCTCAGCGATATCGTCACCTTCGCGACACTGCTGCCGGCGTACGAGCATGTGCTGGATCCGTCGTTCCGCGCCCCATACACCGCGGTGAACCGCTGGTTCACCACCATCCTCAACCAGCCGCAGGTAAAGAACGTGATCGCCTCCCTGGCACTGTGCGCAAAGCCGGCCGTGGTCGATCCGAAGAAGTACGCCGAGTTCCAGGCGCgtgtcgctggtggtgcaggcGGTGACAAACCGGAGAAGGCGgacaaaaagaaggagaagaaggaaaagaagcctgccccagcggcggcggcggcagctgcACCAGAGGAGCAACCGGACGCTGCCGACGAGCTGATTGCGGCCGAGCCGAAGCAGAACGATCCTTTCGAGACGCTGCCGAAGGGTACGTTTAACTTTGACGACTTCAAGCGCTTCTACTCGAACGAGGAGGAGGCAAAATCGATCCCGTACTTCTGGACCAAGTTCGATCCCGCCCACTACTCGATCTGGTTCGGCGAGTACAAATACCCGGAGGAGCTGACTAAGGTGTTCATGAGCTGCAACCTCATCACCGGCATGTTCCAGCGGCTGGACAAGATGCGCAAGCAGAGCTTCGCCTCCGTCTGCCTATTCGGCgaggacaacaacagcaccatctcGGGCGTTTGGGTATGGCGTGGACAGGATCTCGCCTTCAAGCTGTCGCCGGACTGGCAGGTCGATTACGAGGTGTACGACTGGAAGAAGCTGGATCCGGCCGACGAGTCCACCAAGAAGCTGGTCGAGCAGTACTTCTCCTGGAGCGGCACCGACAAGCAGGGTCGCAAGTTCAACCAGGGCAAGATCTTCAAATAAGCCAGATCTCGCCGTTCTGTGGCGTGGCTGCTTTCTTGTCCGTCTGCGGCGTCCTCCCTCCCATTGCCCATTTTGTGTCCACCATTCTTCCATCCCTTTAACATATAAATGCAGACCCTTTCCCTTAACGCGCCTTCTACTGCTACTACGACGAGTGGTGCGGGATGCCACCCTCTCCCCATCTCGTCCCTCTTTCACGTCGCTCTCCAGTGCTCTCGTGTGCTTACTTTTAAGCTATTTAAGCTGACAAAATCGCCATTGTGTACTCAACGGGTGCCACTGCGAATCGCGATCCACATACCTTACCCGctggcctggtgctggttgtttcCAACAAGTTCATCCCGTCGGCGCACAACAACCACCCATCTAAAGATCATATGACCAGGAGGAACTATAACAGTGTACCGAAGCGAGCACAGCTGATAGGTCGTCGCACTCGCATggaaaagagaacgagagaaagtgtgtgtatgtgtgaaagagagggagagagctgcttttcttttgcgaTCAACGGTCGTCTGCGATCAATTTGTTATATGAGAAATAAACTGAACGAATTTTTCGTGTAATGTCAACTCCGATGTTCTGTGTTTTTCATTCTGGTAActaaaaaaaccaacatccaCTACACTGTACGGACTGGGCAGCTGCTCTCCCTTCCTTTTACGGCGTTCTATGAACAATTTTAAGTAAAATATAGAGAACAGTATAGCCGAGAGAGCATTTGTagggtacaaaaaaaaacattttgggAGACTCAACTGCTGCAATGAAGTAATGATGCTTTGTTCACATTGAAACAGAGGGAATTCGTAAAGAATGACTAGAAATACTCTCGCCAAACCACGCCAGGATTTTGCAAACGTGAGTTTTACGATTGACCTCTTGTAAGTGACTTTATAAACCGCTGTCTACAGTTTTACCAAATTTTATTACCCAAGTTCTTAATAAGCTCAAGCACAACCACCATGTACAATTGAAGTAAAATTTTCTAAAGCCTGATAGcttggaaaaaaaatgttaaaagtttTAAGTACTACCTTCaagtggaaaagaaattaTAGAAATAAAAAGTCAAATAAAAAACATTCCTATTATGTACCAGATGCCGCTGCCGGGGGCAAGTATTGCGAAGTGCGTGTGCTGTGGCGGCGAGTAAAGAACCACCGTGTACCGGGCACCATCACTGCAATAGCACAGACTCCCCCGGGGTCCTGTGAATAAGTAAATCCaattgcaaaataaaaaatacgCGGTGATTTGCGGAATTTTGCGTTGGCAAGCGTGCGGACCGGATGCGCCGTGCGCGGGGTCCGGCGGAACGATGAGAAGGTTCCTAGAGCTTGGATTTACTATttacagcagcaccggtggctAATTGTCAGGAGGGCTCCGTATCGTCCGGCTGGTTACCATGGCCGGCCGTCCGGTTGCTGACTACGCCAGCACCCGCTTCGTAGCGTATGTTCATCGTATTGGCGTTGCCCGGTTCCAGTACGTAGCCGATCGACGTGTAGAACGGTATCAGCTTGTCCTTGCAATCCAGCGACATCTTGTAACAGCCAAGTTGGTCGGCCAGAAGGGttacggtgacgacgatgctgcAATGAAAACGGGAAGGCGATAAGCCCCGGGTTTTGTTTCCATATGACTGACTAGCAGCAGACCAGCAGCTAGCTATGGTTATGCTTACAGCTTGCCGAGCTGCTTGCCACGGTACGTATCATCCACTACGACGTCCTCCAACCGACCGCGCGTGCCACACCCGTGGATGAACTTGCGCTCGAGTACGAGCGTCGCACTGCCAATAATCTTGTCTAGACGCGTGTCCACGATGACCGTCACGTAATAGtcgccgctcgctcgcatctGCGCAAATCGATCTGCGGACACATCAACATCCATCAAATTATTCGGTCAT from Anopheles aquasalis chromosome Y, idAnoAquaMG_Q_19, whole genome shotgun sequence harbors:
- the LOC126579547 gene encoding elongation factor 1-gamma — protein: MAGTLYTYPENFRAFKALIAAQYSGKAVEVAPGYVHGETNRSETFLKKFPLGKVPAFETKDGRCFAESNAIAWYLSNEQLRGGANEVQQTEVLAYLHFADSELLPAVQSWVYPVLGIMPFNKNNVEHAKEDLRRTLTVLNERLTRQTFLVGERVTLSDIVTFATLLPAYEHVLDPSFRAPYTAVNRWFTTILNQPQVKNVIASLALCAKPAVVDPKKYAEFQARVAGGAGGDKPEKADKKKEKKEKKPAPAAAAAAAPEEQPDAADELIAAEPKQNDPFETLPKGTFNFDDFKRFYSNEEEAKSIPYFWTKFDPAHYSIWFGEYKYPEELTKVFMSCNLITGMFQRLDKMRKQSFASVCLFGEDNNSTISGVWVWRGQDLAFKLSPDWQVDYEVYDWKKLDPADESTKKLVEQYFSWSGTDKQGRKFNQGKIFK
- the LOC126579553 gene encoding probable glucosamine 6-phosphate N-acetyltransferase, whose product is MGAPLLEQELSLYDPALLLSLDFFRSPAKFNPRISAAVPGEPWLKVRPLQTGDYHRGFLQILSQLTKVGDVSLTQFLNRFAQMRASGDYYVTVIVDTRLDKIIGSATLVLERKFIHGCGTRGRLEDVVVDDTYRGKQLGKLIVVTVTLLADQLGCYKMSLDCKDKLIPFYTSIGYVLEPGNANTMNIRYEAGAGVVSNRTAGHGNQPDDTEPS